The Dyadobacter sp. 676 DNA window ATTTCCGACACGAAGAGCTCATCGGAAATGTGATCTATCAGGATTCTGTTTATTTCTTCCGGCATTGCCTTATCACCGCTCCGTAAGCCGGCCTCTATATGAGCTACCTTCACCGCCTCTTTTACCGCAACAAGGGCACAAGCCAAACTCGAATTGACGTCGCCCACGACAAATACCATATCTGGTCGCTCGTTCAGAAGGATCTTTTCGAAACCCAGCATGATATTCGCAGTTTGCTCCGTATGCGAACCGCCACGGATGTTTAGAGAAAAATCCGGATCAGGAAGACTCAACTGTCTCAAAAAAACACGGTACATCACGTCGTCGTAATGCTGCCCCGTGTGAAGCAATTTAACGGAAAACTCCGGGTGTTTTGTAAAGGCCCTGTACAGCGCCGCCACCTTGACAAAATTAGGCCGGGCGCCCATCACGCATATAATCTTCAACGACTTGAACGACAGTTATTCTGCAAAGGTAGCATTGTTTGACCAGCAAAATGCTGCGTCCTGACTTTTTGCTACTTTGTGTTTTATTGTGATTTGGAAACGAATCAGCCTACTTTTGTAATTGGAAAATCCGATACTCGCGATCCCGATGCGCTTTTACGCCCCTGTTGTTCTTTTTTGCTATAATCGTCCGTTACATTTGCGTCAGACTGTGGAAAGTCTGCAAACGAACGCATTGGCTTCCGAAAGTGAGCTCTTTGTGTTTTCCGACGGACCGAAACGCGAGCAGGATGCGCAGGCAATCCGCGAGGTAAGACAGTTTCTTACTGGGATCAAAGGCTTTAAAAAGATAACAATTTTTGAAGCCGAAAAAAATAAAGGCCTCGCCGCCTCGGTCATAGAGGGGGTCGGTCAGGTGCTTTCCCAATACCCGAAAGCGATCGTACTCGAAGACGACATGCTCAGCACTTCGGATTTTCTTTCGTTCATGAACCAGGCGCTCGATGTGTATGCCCAACGCGAGGACATTTTTTCCGTCAGCGGCTATACTCCGCCTGTTCAATTCCCTCAAAATTATCCGCATGGCGTATATCTTGTACCACGCGCGAGTTCGTGGGGGTGGGGCACGTGGGCGCACAAATGGGCGAAAGCCGATTGGCAGGTGACAGATTTTGCGGCCCTGAAAAACGATCCGGGGAAGCAGAAAGCATTCAACCGCGGTGGCGGGGACCTCTGGCCCATGCTCGCCAAACAGCAACAGGGGATAATCGACTCCTGGGCGATCCGCTGGACTTATTCGCAGTTCCGGAATCAGGCGTACGGACTCTACCCCGTCCATTCCAAAATCAGGAACATCGGAACCGATGGCAGCGGGACTAATTTTACATTTAAATCGTCGGGATATGGTCAGGAAATGATCGAGGGGAATGTCGCTATGCCAGCCGACCTCATGCCGGATGAAAATATCATCCGGATATTTAAAGACTATTACAAGTTGCCATTCCTTTTAAAAATAAAAAACCGGGTCAAATACGGCATTTGATCAGAGAACCAATATGTACTGGCTTCGCTACCTGCTTAAAGAACCTTACCACGCGCTCAGTTCCGCCCCGAACCGGGAGTTTATGGGGCTGCTGTTTAAATACGGCAACCGCCCGCGCTACCAGTTGACCGAAGTGGCGTTCAATGGTTTCAGGCTGAACGTGCCCGACGCCATGTCGTTTCTCTGGCAGCACAAGGAAATTTTCGCAGACGAGTTCTATTATTTCGAAACAACACAGCCACAGCCTGTTATTTTCGACTGCGGAGCGAATATTGGAATGAGCGTTCTGTATTTCAAAAAACTATACCCCCACGCAAGGCTCCTTGCGTTCGAAGCGGAACCGGCGATCGCGTCGCTGTTGCGGCGCAATCTGGAAGCCAATGGGGTTAATGATGTGGAAATCATCGACAAGGCTGTTTGGACTAACGAGGACGGTATCTGGTTCGGCAGCGAGTCGGCGGACTCATCCTCTATTTACTCCACATCCCAAAAGCGCAAAATCGATTCCATAAGACTCAAAGGATACCTGAAAAAAGAAACGAGGATCGACTTCCTGAAAATCGACATTGAAGGAGCGGAAATCGATGTCCTGAACGATTGCCGCGGCTCGCTTGCACATGTGCAGAACCTGTTTGTGGAGTTTCACTCCTACATCGGCAACCCGCAAGGCCTCGCCGACGTAGTGAAGATATTCGAAGAAAACGGCTTCCGCTATTATATAGACACCAACCAGCACCGGCTTCGCCCGTTTGTGAACCACCGCTACCGGGGTAACGATGTGATGGACCTTCAACTGAATATCTTCGGTTGGCGCGAATAGCCTCCTTCAAAGTCGCGAATCGACCATTTCCTGGGGTAGAACCGATTTCAGGTCGTATATCACCGAGTCGGACGCCGTAAACTCCGTAAATTCCATCGACCGGAACTCCTGGTGTGCCACGGCAAGTACGACGGCTTCATACTTTCCTACGGGCCTATCCAGCAGCGCGATGTCGTATTCCGCCAGCACCTGCTCACCCGACGCCCACGGGTCATGGACGTCCACTTTCATTCCAAAGTCGGTC harbors:
- a CDS encoding glycosyltransferase, whose translation is MRFYAPVVLFCYNRPLHLRQTVESLQTNALASESELFVFSDGPKREQDAQAIREVRQFLTGIKGFKKITIFEAEKNKGLAASVIEGVGQVLSQYPKAIVLEDDMLSTSDFLSFMNQALDVYAQREDIFSVSGYTPPVQFPQNYPHGVYLVPRASSWGWGTWAHKWAKADWQVTDFAALKNDPGKQKAFNRGGGDLWPMLAKQQQGIIDSWAIRWTYSQFRNQAYGLYPVHSKIRNIGTDGSGTNFTFKSSGYGQEMIEGNVAMPADLMPDENIIRIFKDYYKLPFLLKIKNRVKYGI
- a CDS encoding FkbM family methyltransferase, which gives rise to MYWLRYLLKEPYHALSSAPNREFMGLLFKYGNRPRYQLTEVAFNGFRLNVPDAMSFLWQHKEIFADEFYYFETTQPQPVIFDCGANIGMSVLYFKKLYPHARLLAFEAEPAIASLLRRNLEANGVNDVEIIDKAVWTNEDGIWFGSESADSSSIYSTSQKRKIDSIRLKGYLKKETRIDFLKIDIEGAEIDVLNDCRGSLAHVQNLFVEFHSYIGNPQGLADVVKIFEENGFRYYIDTNQHRLRPFVNHRYRGNDVMDLQLNIFGWRE